The genomic DNA ACgacagaaggagagatttGGGCAGTAGTGTTATGTCCATGGTTGCCTAACTGGCTCATCGTCTTCACATACTCAGTCGGCTAGCGGTCAACAAGCGACAATCAGAGGCGCTTCTATAGTGCTAACATGTCTCTACTCACATAGGTGATGAAAGACTCTGACATACCAGCACTGGCACCAGCCAGGAGAGGCAAAGCCGACGGGTGTTGCTTCTTGCTGTTGctcatgatcatgattgTTGTTGCCTTCCAGAAGTCAGTGGACGATCCACAAAGTTGCTAATTGTCCGTTTATACATTATTTACTCTACATGCATGGTTGCCTCCCTCCCGTGCAGTGTCGAACAATGAACATGAAGTCAAATGAGTTGCATAATACAGACAGACATTTTGTCTGGTTCTCCGGCGGGTATGGCGGCTTACGGTAATGGCCGACAGGCGTCTCGGATCTTGCGGGTTTGCCGGGTCACAATCTTTCCATTTGCTTCTTTCCAAACATCATCACATCTCTCATTGGATACGAAGTATCATGACCCGTTAAATCCGTGCTTCATCACTTCAACCACTGCGTCGAGCTATTAGACTGTTTGAGCATGACACTCAACGGCAATGAAAAACTCATTGATGCTGATTCGTAGGAGTTGTTACATATGCTGGCAACAACTCACGTTCATTTTGGATATTTCTTCGTTTGAATTGGCCATATATCCGTCAAAGTAATACCACTATCTGACCTATGTTGCGACTCATACGAAGTCATCGGCCATTACAACGACGAGGGCTGGCCACTATCAATTCGAGGGTCCAAGGCAGTCCGCTCGAACCTAGCACATTCATTGACTATGAGAGAGTATCGCAGCAGATTGCACAAGTGCGGAAGAGGTGAACAAAAGCTACTGCAGATAGAGGAAAAAGTTTAGCTGATGAATGGGTCTATGCAGACATGGGAAGCCTCTAACGCTTGCCGAAAAGATCCTATACGGACATCTCGAAGATCCAAACGCGCAAGAGCTCAAGCGTGGTTCCTCGCAGCTCAGACTGAGACCAAAAGTGGGTAGTGTTGGTTATAATACGATCAGAAACTGACTCTGCCATAGCGTGTAGCTCTTCATGGTGCGTCCCAATGATCTCATGTTGTTCACCCtttgggaaggaaggactAATTGAGAAACTCGTAGATGCTAATGCCCAAATGGCTTTGCTGCAGGTACATACTGGCGTCTTTTGCTGCCAAACGATAGCTGATAGATAGGCTTATAGTACATGACCACTGGTATTCCCAGAGTCCGCGTACCTACATCTGTCCACACAGACCATCTGATCATCGCCCGAGAAGGAGCGGGGCCAGACATGGACCGCGCCATTGCCGCGAACAAGGAAGTATATGATTTCTTGCAGACGGCTTGTGCCAAGGTATGTTGGTGTGTTTCCCATTGGGTGGATATTGATGTGTAAGTATACCAAAGTACGGGATTGCTTTCTGGAAGCCTGGAGCGGGCATCCTTCACCAAGTGATTTTCGAGCAATACGCCTACCCCGGAGGTCTCATGATTGGCTCCGACTCCCACACTCCCAATGCTGCAGGACTTGGTATGCTAGGTATTGGTGTAGGCGGTATGGAGGCAGTCGACGTGATGGCCGGTTTGGCTTATGAGGTGAAACATCCCAATATTATTGGTGTCAATCTCACTGGCAAGCTTGGGCCATGGTCAACAACGAAGGATATTATTCTAAAGTTGGCATCTATCTTGACAGTCCGCGGTGGCACGGGCTCGATCATTGAATATTTTGGGCCCGGTGCTCACAGTCTTTCGGCTACGGGTATGGGTACCGTCGGAAACATGGGCGCAGAAGTTGGAGCTACGTGTAGCGTCTTCCCATTCAACCAAGGAATGGCCGATTATCTGGAGTTGACTGGACGATCTACAATTGCGAGGACAGCAGAGGACTATAGGGACGACTTGAAGGCGGATGAAGGAGCAGTATATGACCAATTGATTGATATCGTAAGTATGGACTCCCAAGGCGTGGTTTGTACCATAAATCATGGCTCATGTGCAAATTATTAGAATTTGTCCGAACTCGAACCCCACATAAATGGTCCTTTCACTCCCGATCTCTCCTGGCCAATTTCTGGCATGGGTGAAGCCGTTAAAAGTACCGACTGGCCAACAAATATCAGTGCAGCTCTCATCGGATCCTGCACCAACTCTTCTTACGAAGACTTATCCCGAGCCGCTTCTATTGCTAAGCAGGCTACAGAGGCGGGCCTAAAAGCGAAAACGGATTTTTTTATCAGTCCAGGGTCTGAGGAAATTCGATCCACTGTTTCAAGAGATGGTGTTTTGGAGGAGCTACAGAAGGCTGGAGGAATGGTCTTGGCAAATGCGTGCGGGGCTTGTGTCGGTCAATGGGAGAGGCCgtcaatgaagaagggcatGAAGAACACGAGTGAGATCACATTATGAGCTACTGAGGCCGGAGCTAAACTTGACTAGTTGTCTCTTCATTCAACCGCAACTTTGTCGGTCGGCAGGATGGCAATCCGGGAACACACTCTTTTGTTGCTAGCCCAGAGGTGAACCGTGCAACGCAATGTGAAGGGATTAGAACTGACTGAGTATAGCTCGTGACCGCGTTGGCTTTCTCCGGGAATTTAAATTTCAACCCTATGAAGGACAATATTCAGCTTCCCGACGGCACCCACTTCCATtttgctcctcctcaagGGCCTGCTCTCCCTGAGAAGGGTTACGAGCGCACTTTGCAATTCTATGATGAGCCGCCTGTGGGCGGATCGAGCGTTGATCTGGCTGTAGATCCAAATTCTAGCAGGATTCAGCTTATCAAGCCGTTTGAGGCATGGAGTGGAAAGGGTGAGCAAGACTTGACCATGTTGATCAAAGTGAGAGGAAAGTGCAGTGAGTGCAAACTTTTACTCAACCGCTCAAAGCCCGGTTCCCTGACACGCTTGGATCTTGTCGGATAGCAACGGACCATATTTCCGCTGCTGGGCCTTGGTACAAATACAGGGGGCATCTACAGAACATCTCTCGTCAGTTTCTCTGCTCTGCTTTTGGATGAACATCACTAACGATATGCAGAAAATCTTTTGATCGGCGCAATCAATGATGAGAATGTGAGTCTCATGGATATCCATGTAGGCGTTGTGATATTCTGGATCTGATTGACTCGAAAATTTTAGGGCAAACCCAATTGTATACGAAACGTAGATACAGGAGAATTTGGGACCGTCCCCGCTACCGCCGAGTGAGTGACTTATTCTGAGCATTTTGTGCGCGTACTGATATTCGGATTTAAGGTACTACCGTGATACTAACCGGAAATGGGCCATCTTGGCGGGCGATAACTATGGGGAAGGCTCATCTCGTGAAGCTGCCGCTTTATCGCCTCGATACATGGGTGGCTTTGCTGTTATTGCTCGCTCAATGGCTCGTATACACGAGACAGTGAGTTCTACCCTGGATATCTCTCCGTCGCCGAGTACAGAAAGCTAACGAATGGTTTTGATTTTTGCAGAACTTGAAAAAGCAAGGTCTCTTGCCCCTTTTCTTCCGTGACCCGGCCGATTATGACAAAATTTTGCCAGGCGCGCAGGTAagctgaagatgagatTAAAGTGAGGAGCAACCAGCTGAATCGATGATTCTCATTCTAGCTCAGGTTGACTAACCTGCAAGCTTTGGCCCCTGGAAGCCCCGTTTACCTCACCTATACGAACGCAGGACAAGAACACATTCAGATTGAACTCTTCCACTCCTTAACTGACCATCAGATCACATGGTGAGTATAATGGATTTGTGCTCTAAAAAGGCGTCCCAATGAACTGAGAcatgtttcttttttcatAGGTTCAAGGCTGGTTCAGCTCTGAATACTCTCCGTCCCAAAGACTGAAAGGCTGAAGATTAATTAGAAAGCAGAAGATTTGGCGTTTAGTTACAGTTGTACAGTACATTTTTTGGAGAAACTGGATCGCATACATCATGGTAACATTTGCGGAGTGCATTTTCCAAACCTCTGAGAACAGTCAGTGCACTTGAGTACTCCGAAATCCCTAAAAAGACATCGGCATTAATAAGACATCGGCATTAAGGCATCGACATTAAGACTTCGGCATTCGGATCTCTACAACGTAGAAGGATCGGCCCAGATTGATATCAAGCTTAAAAGGTCATTGTGAGTGGCCAGATAGACCCCGGTGTCACGTTCGTTCGATGGAGCGTACTGAAGATGAAATTTCGAGACTAGATCTTACAATCCTCGGACGTCATGACCAGGAAAAGTGAGGGGGGAATGACATGCTAACGTGTCCTGAACTGAATGCTGCAATCGCGAAGCCCCGATTACTGCATGATCATGATCTGGGTCTCAGGAGACCTGTATCCATCGTTCTTTGGGGATGCATCCGGACGATGACTATTATACCGCAGGCCCAAAACGGTTCCAGCAAAAAAGACAAACACGGATCAAAGAATATTTCCTTGTTCGGCTGTTTACTTTTCAGGCACGGGAGAGGCACGGACCTCCAGCGGAAAGATCCGAACACCTCAAAACCTTGTTCCTGACTAGCTACGAAAAGGGAGCCGAATGTATATATTTTCTTCGAAAAcacctctttttttcatttcttttcttctcctctatCCACGCCCAAGCCATGGCCTCCTACaccccctcctcttcccgccCACACACCCCTCTGGGTCTCTCTCCTAGAGGCTCGTATACCAACCTCGCCTCTGCCGCGTACGACGCGTCTTCCCCCGGAGGACATGGTgcgaaggatgagaaggagaggctgAGGGCAGAGCGTGAAGTACAGGAGGCGTTGTTGAAAGCACAGGACGGTGTggaaaaggccaagaaggaggaggtatGCATGCCCGCGAGCACTACTGGTGAGTGATAAATTCCGGGCGGGAGTGCCGAGTGATGTCGCTCGACACTTGAACTGGAGCTCATCATTCGTCGATGGTGCTGACAGATGAGGGTAGTACTGCCGATCCTGAGCTACTGTGTTGCATCGATTATGATGACCGTTGTGAACAAGTTTGTGGTATCTGGTCGACAGTTTACAATGACGTTTTTGCGTGAGTCTATCCCGGAATCATTGTTTTCTCTGATACTGACCGCTGGATAGTCCTTGCTATACAATCGTTCGTCTGTGTTGCGTGTGTATGGCTCGCCAAGCGCATAGGCGTCATCAACTGTACGGCAttccctcatcttccttccattaCGTCAAGCTGACCCTTCAACAGTCCGTGACTGGGACATGAACGATGCCAAAGCGTGGTTCCCAGTGTCGTCCCTTCTCGTCGCCGTGATTTACACTGGTTCTAAATCGCTCCAGTTCCTCTCAATCCCTGTCTACACGTAAGTATCCTCCTGCCCCGTATCTCACCAATACGAAGCAATCAACTAAACCAAATCACGACAGAATCTTCAAGAACCTtaccatcatcctcatcgccTATGGCGAAGTCATTTGGTTTGGCGGGCACGTCACTCCTCTCACTCTTTGTTCATTCTTTCTCATGGTCGGTTCGTCCGTCATCGCTGCATGGGCCGacatctccaccaccctgTCAAAATTATCAGCCGGTGTCGCCGTTGTGGACCCCATCTCTGGCGCCGATGTTCCCCTTTCAAGTATTAGCGTGATGGATACGATGAACGTGGGTTACTTGTGGATGTTTATCAACTGCTTGGCATCGGCCGGCTATGTCCTTTTTATGAGGAAACGTATCAAGGTGACTGGATTCAAAGACTGGGATTCAATGTTTTACAACAACTTGCTTTCCATCCCTGTTTTGTTTGTCTTTtctctcatcatcgaaGACTGGGGTGCTGCCTCTTTCTCCCGCAACTTGTACgtccctttttctttttttcttttttctttccagctTCCTCAGACTAACAATCACCTACCACTACAGCCCTGAAGAAGGCCGagccttccttctctccgcTATCGCCTTTTCCGGCGCCGCCGCCGTCTTTATCTCTTACTCCACCGCCTGGTGCGTCCGTATCTGCGGCGCGACGACATACTCCCTCGTCGGCGCTCTGAACAAGCTCCCCGTCGCGGCTAGCGGGATCTTGTTCTTTGGGGACCCGGTTAACTTTGGGAATGTGAGCGCTATTCTGGTTGGAGGCGTAAGTGGGATTGTTTATGCGGTGGCCAAGACGAATCAGGCAAAGGTGGAAAAGTCAAAGCAGGCGAGAGGGGGAGAAAGCAAGGCGTAATCTAATGTTTGTGGTGTGTGgtactttttcttttttttctgtaAATGGGATTGGAATATGAAGGGAAATGTGGATAGCTAGGCTTTTTTTGGGGGTTATGGGCTGGTATAACATCTTCATATTGAAATAAAGGGTATCAGGCAGTCATCATATTTATTTCTACAGCGTGTATACGTGTAATTTTTCAGATATGGTTTTGTTTTTATTTCATACATGTTACGATGAAACCCAATGATTAGaaggggtggagaaaagaagagcaaaatCTGGTCGtctctctcatccctctccctaCATCTGAAATCTTCAGATGACTCATAtaagtaaaaaaaaatataTACTGTAGTATTCCTAATAATCCAAACTATTCAAACCCCGCTTACCGCCTCGCAGCACCCCGAGCCCCAAACATACCTCTCGCCATTCCTGACCCGGCGCCAGGCCCaacgcctcctcctcggtgGGCAGATGCTCGCCACACCCCTTGGCCTCCTCCATGGCCCCCCGCACTAGACTGACGAAACGCTGTCCCCCATCCACTTTCCTTTGGAGGTTCAAACATCACCACAtcctcttgcttctctACAAAcccccttcctttctttaCTACCggttcatcctcctcctcctcctcttcttctttttcatcctcacccCTTGATCCCAATATCTCAATATTGTTGTTGGAAGAATAGTTGCGGTGAAAGAGGGTGGTGGGGGGAGGACGGTTGTCACGTCGGATTTTGATACTTTTCGTTGTGGACATGGAGGTTTGGTCTGTACCATTCCCTTGCCCGGCGGCGTTGTCCTTGGATTGGGCCTGGCCTTGTGTTTGGGCTGCACTGGCGATCCCAGCGATATTCAATGAACTGATCTGTGCGGGCTTGTTTGTCTCCGTCGTCATACCACTGCGAGCCGTAGCCGCAGCTGCGGGAACGGGTGATGAAGCAGCAAGCTTACCCAAGGCAAGTCTATCAAGCGCTGAAATATGTCCCATCCCCACTGAGCTTGGGATGTTGACCTTGCCGTCACTATGGGCTGGGGAAGGAGTGACTGATGGACCGAGTCGGTCGCGGAGCGATAACTTtggttgctgctgttgggTTTGTAGATCCTGAGGATGGGGCTGGGGCTGGGATTGCGCCATAGGGGGAGTATGcactctcccccttccGCCTGTGATACGAGCTAACAATGCCGCACCAGCTCCAACCGTCCCCATCGACGTTGACGTCTCGGTGCCTTCCCTGCGTTCCCCTTTTCTCCCATCTTTATCAATATCATTcctacccttcttcttctctcttccgccATCCCGATCGCTATCCCGATCCGCATCCGCATCCCGATCTCCGTCTCCATTTTCATCCCCTACCCTAGGACGAGCAGAATCGGACCCTGTATCAACTTCCCTCCGTCTTTTGTTTGCTCCGTTTATCGATATGCCCGTTGTACTGTCCGTCGCGGCGGCAGCGGTTGTAGTGTTTGAACGGATGTTCAAGCCCGTCCCCGGAGAAGCGGCCGGAAACGCAGACGTAGATGCAGATGCAAAAGGCTCCAAGGGTATGGGAGGTacagaagcagaaggagcagatgctggtgctggtgctggcgcaggtgcaggaggaagagaaggaagcgggGGTGTAGCAGGTCTCCCGCCAGGAcgtctttcttccttgtttttgttttccctctccctctcccgtTCCTGTTCCCGTTCTCGCTGGGGGTAGTGTGTATGACCCTGCGCACGCCGAGGTTCAAAATGAAGTGGATACTGTCTCTGCCCCCTATCTCTATACGATTCAAACTCGCGTTCACCCCCACGCTCACGCCCATCGCGGAGAGAAGCACGAGGACCTTGAGGCGGGGGTCGTCTCATCTCCCCCGGCGTTGTACCAGAAACTCTGGGCGTAGGCGTTTGTGTTTGGGTTTGTGGTTGTACTTGTGTTGGGACTTGGGAGTATTTCCAAGTAGGTACGATCCCTTCTCCCGCTCCAGGGAGAGGTTTGCGCAGGGTCAATACCTCGAGTAAATCACGTATAACGCCCCACTTTGCACCCGCTCCTGCGCCTGGCATATTCCGCGCACGAGACGCGAGTCCGAAAGCCTGTTGTGCGAGGGCACGTAGTTCGTCTTGGGCGTATGGCGGGATGAACGCTGTTCGGCGGTCTGTTGGCTGttcaagaaaaagagatcagtaaaaaaaaaacattTCAGTAGGCGGGACGTACGTTGGTAGAGAACAGATAGACGGTGTAGAACAGAATCTCAAACATTTCTCCTGCCTTTTCGAGGGTCCTGTTATATGTAAACGCTTTGGATGCGTTCTGCGGTCCGAGACATAGAGTCAGTGTCAGATATACAACTAGGGAGAGGGGACTTGCCAAGAGAGCGGGTAAGATTTGCTTGACGACCTTTTCCCTCACCGTTTCCAcgtccatctcttcttctccgtctccaCCTTTTGCACCTCCACGTAAAGCCTCTTCGACCCACAGTTTCAACCCCTCCACCATGTTTCTGGACGGTACGTCATTCCCCAGTGCTAGTTGGGTTGTCGCTTGACCGTGTTTTGCAAAGAACGTGATGGGCACTCTTGGGTCTAGCAcgttttctcttctctgctgAGCGGGGAAAGGGGCGAGAGtaagggaggagatgaatgTGTTGAACAACTGCACGACAGGCTGTACCTCTTTTGCGGGCGAACCCGGTGGGACGAGATCGATGATGAGGTGTGACACCCGTTTGACGGTGGGCGTGGTTGCGTTTTGGCCGGTGACGGTGGAGAGGGGTATAACCAGATTGAGGATCGTCATCTTTTCGTCTTTGCCTATCCCTCCTTGCCCATGCTGGTGCTGGGAGACGACACTGAGGAATTCTTCCCGGAAaacatcctccacatctGTGTGTTTCCCAGACTCCAACAGCGCCCGACGAGTGTCGAGCGAGATGCCGGTAGAGGGGTCAGCGGAGGACGGGGAGAGGAATTTCAGAATGTTTTGACGGGAAGCAcctgtttcttcttcagacCCACGGCAGTCGTCTGCCATGACGGAGAAGACGTCGGCGGGCGAGACGGAGAGAAGGGTATGGAGGGATTCGCGGACGTACTTTAGTTCTTGGTCCTCTGTTGCAGATCCATAGTTAGCTGGTTTCCACAGTACGACACGAGTACACGCACGGCTGGCCAAGAGCTGGAGCAGGACACCCGTATTGCCCCTCACCCACCTCGGATCGGCCCTCGCTGTAGGTCCGAGGGCCTTGATACCGATAATGCGAATTTTttcatcgtcgtcttcgCACAGGTCGAGGAGCGCATCGATGGCCGGGTCCTGGAGGTCCTCGAACTCTGCAAAGCACTTGTGGACGAGGGTGCCGAAGAAGGACTTGGACTCGTAGGTCGCGGAGGGCGAGGTGGGCAGGGCGATGAGCAGGGTGTGGAATTTTCGGCGCTGCGTGGGAGGTCAGCGGAGAAGCAGCGCGGCGGGGCAGCGTACGGCGTCTTTGGAGGCGTTGGGAGCGATGGCAGAGGAGAGCAGCTGCTTTGCCTCGAGCAACGCTGGATCTGGCATGGTGCGACGAAGAGTGCAAAGTGGAAAACGAGATGTGGAcgagaagacgaagagccGCGACGACGCTGGCGACGGCGACGGCGACAACAGTTGCATAGTGCAGAATGCGTTACTATATACATGCATATCCCTCTACTCCTTGAGCCCGTCGTCGACGCCCACAAGCCCAGCGTCCGCCAGCACACCCGCGAGCCACCGCTTcacctcgccctcctcgaCGCCGCCGTCGTCGTCTACAAACTCGCCGACACCTCTGGAGACGACGACGCGGGACTTGTGGATGAGCGACTTGCCGTTGTTGGACGTGGTGGAGAGCGCGAGGTGGACGGCGTAGCTGGGCCCGGGGGCAGCGAGCGGGCTGCTGGTGACGACCTGGAGGTGGTCCGTCTCGATCTGCACACCGTCAGCGCCGTCTGCTGCGCATGCACACCACTTACACGCTTCACCATCCGGCGCCGCTTGCCTCTGAACacctcgtccttctccacccacCGCTTCCACGCCCACAGTGCGGTCTGCAGCACGCAGTACCCGACCACCGCGGCCCACAGCACCGGCTTGCTGTCGTCAAAGCTCACACGCAGCGAGTACGCCACAGACGAGAGCGCGAGCACCACGGACGCATAGCCGAGGGCGAGGTGGACGGTCGGGTGCAGGAGCGACGGCGTGAAGGACTGGTCGAGGAGGTATTTCCTGACAATGTCGTCCAGCGCGGACTTGATCTCGGCGACGTTGGCGTTGTTGACGGTGACGGTGGGCAGCGGGTCCGTCGTGAGCGAGTCGCCcggcggtggtggcggGTGTGTTGCTTTCGTCGCCGCCTTGTTGTTTTTCGCCATGAGGACACGATGTATAGAGCGGTGGAAAGATGcggtggaaagaggagatggaaaaatAAACAAATCCCGCCTCTCCACTttccactcttctctttccactttCCATCGCTGTATCCGTATATCACTCGCCATGTCGACAGACCCACCGAGAACGTCGTCACGTCCACGGCAAAAGTCCCAGCGGGCACTCGAGCATGAAGATACCAAGCGCTACCTCGAGCAGCAGCTCGATTCCCCCGCCAAGATCCCAAGGCCACGGCCCAAGAGCAAGCCCAAACACCGGTCGTACTGTGTATGCAAGCAGGATACGTCAGGGCCGATGATAGAGTGCGATGTCTGCAGCGACTGGTGCGTCGCTCTCCTTGTCCCGCTGTTCCCGGCTGACTCGTCGGCAGGTTCCATTTTAAATGCATCAATCTCGCAGAGGACGATGCAGAGAAAATCCGTACGTCTCCTGGT from Cryptococcus neoformans var. neoformans JEC21 chromosome 7 sequence includes the following:
- a CDS encoding aconitate hydratase, putative encodes the protein MLRLIRSHRPLQRRGLATINSRVQGSPLEPSTFIDYERVSQQIAQVRKRHGKPLTLAEKILYGHLEDPNAQELKRGSSQLRLRPKRVALHDANAQMALLQYMTTGIPRVRVPTSVHTDHLIIAREGAGPDMDRAIAANKEVYDFLQTACAKYGIAFWKPGAGILHQVIFEQYAYPGGLMIGSDSHTPNAAGLGMLGIGVGGMEAVDVMAGLAYEVKHPNIIGVNLTGKLGPWSTTKDIILKLASILTVRGGTGSIIEYFGPGAHSLSATGMGTVGNMGAEVGATCSVFPFNQGMADYLELTGRSTIARTAEDYRDDLKADEGAVYDQLIDINLSELEPHINGPFTPDLSWPISGMGEAVKSTDWPTNISAALIGSCTNSSYEDLSRAASIAKQATEAGLKAKTDFFISPGSEEIRSTVSRDGVLEELQKAGGMVLANACGACVGQWERPSMKKGMKNTIVSSFNRNFVGRQDGNPGTHSFVASPELVTALAFSGNLNFNPMKDNIQLPDGTHFHFAPPQGPALPEKGYERTLQFYDEPPVGGSSVDLAVDPNSSRIQLIKPFEAWSGKGEQDLTMLIKVRGKCTTDHISAAGPWYKYRGHLQNISQNLLIGAINDENGKPNCIRNVDTGEFGTVPATAEYYRDTNRKWAILAGDNYGEGSSREAAALSPRYMGGFAVIARSMARIHETNLKKQGLLPLFFRDPADYDKILPGAQLRLTNLQALAPGSPVYLTYTNAGQEHIQIELFHSLTDHQITWFKAGSALNTLRPKD
- a CDS encoding GDP-mannose transporter, putative; the protein is MASYTPSSSRPHTPLGLSPRGSYTNLASAAYDASSPGGHGAKDEKERLRAEREVQEALLKAQDGVEKAKKEEVCMPASTTVLPILSYCVASIMMTVVNKFVVSGRQFTMTFLLLAIQSFVCVACVWLAKRIGVINFRDWDMNDAKAWFPVSSLLVAVIYTGSKSLQFLSIPVYTIFKNLTIILIAYGEVIWFGGHVTPLTLCSFFLMVGSSVIAAWADISTTLSKLSAGVAVVDPISGADVPLSSISVMDTMNVGYLWMFINCLASAGYVLFMRKRIKVTGFKDWDSMFYNNLLSIPVLFVFSLIIEDWGAASFSRNFPEEGRAFLLSAIAFSGAAAVFISYSTAWCVRICGATTYSLVGALNKLPVAASGILFFGDPVNFGNVSAILVGGVSGIVYAVAKTNQAKVEKSKQARGGESKA